The Haladaptatus cibarius D43 genome includes a region encoding these proteins:
- the gdhB gene encoding glutamate dehydrogenase GdhB, whose protein sequence is MPSQTDTTRNRSDDTAAESTDSESALETARRQLYHAADHLNIDQNIVERLKYPKKVHEVTIPVKRDSGTVEVFAGYRAQHDSVRGPFKGGLRYHPEVTRDECVGLGMWMTWKCAVMDLPFGGAKGGVAVNPKELSSAEKERLTRRFAQELRDVIGPNQDIPAPDMGTDPQTMAWLMDAYSMQEGETTPGVVTGKPPIVGGSEGREEAPGRSVAIITQLVCEHYDRQLDETTVAIQGYGSVGANAARLLDDWGATVVAVSDVNGAMYDPEGIDTASVPSHDEEPEAVTKYADDVISNDELLALDVDVLIPAALGNVITKENAEAIAADFVVEGANGPTTSTADSILAEREVAVVPDILANAGGVTVSYFEWLQDINRRAWSLERVNEELETEMQAAWDAVRSEFEQRDVTWRDAAYIVALSRIAEAHEARGLWP, encoded by the coding sequence ATGCCATCTCAAACTGATACCACCCGCAACAGGTCGGATGATACGGCGGCAGAATCTACCGACTCGGAATCGGCGCTGGAAACGGCCCGTCGGCAGCTGTATCATGCTGCTGACCATCTGAATATCGACCAGAATATCGTCGAACGGCTCAAGTATCCAAAGAAGGTTCACGAAGTAACAATTCCGGTCAAGCGAGATAGTGGAACGGTTGAGGTGTTCGCCGGCTATCGAGCCCAACACGATAGTGTTAGAGGGCCATTCAAAGGGGGGCTCCGGTACCATCCCGAAGTGACCCGGGACGAGTGTGTCGGACTCGGCATGTGGATGACCTGGAAGTGCGCAGTCATGGATCTCCCGTTCGGTGGTGCCAAGGGTGGTGTTGCGGTTAACCCCAAGGAGCTGAGCTCGGCGGAAAAGGAGCGACTCACCAGACGGTTCGCACAGGAACTTCGGGACGTTATCGGCCCCAACCAGGATATCCCAGCCCCAGATATGGGGACGGACCCCCAGACAATGGCATGGTTGATGGACGCCTACTCGATGCAGGAAGGTGAAACGACGCCGGGTGTCGTTACTGGAAAACCACCAATTGTCGGTGGCAGTGAAGGCCGTGAAGAAGCGCCCGGACGTAGTGTGGCGATCATCACGCAACTGGTTTGCGAGCACTACGACCGACAACTCGATGAGACGACGGTCGCGATTCAGGGCTACGGGAGTGTCGGTGCGAATGCTGCTCGACTACTCGACGACTGGGGAGCGACTGTCGTCGCAGTCAGTGACGTGAACGGTGCGATGTACGACCCAGAGGGAATCGATACGGCTTCGGTTCCATCTCACGACGAAGAGCCAGAGGCCGTCACCAAATACGCGGACGACGTCATTTCGAACGACGAGTTGCTCGCCCTCGACGTCGACGTACTCATTCCAGCCGCGCTTGGAAACGTGATCACGAAGGAGAACGCGGAGGCGATCGCCGCTGATTTCGTCGTCGAGGGTGCGAACGGTCCAACGACGTCCACGGCCGATTCGATTCTCGCCGAGCGAGAGGTCGCAGTTGTGCCCGATATTCTCGCCAACGCTGGCGGAGTTACGGTGAGCTACTTCGAGTGGCTTCAGGATATCAATCGCCGGGCATGGTCGCTTGAACGAGTGAACGAGGAACTCGAAACGGAGATGCAGGCCGCGTGGGATGCGGTTCGATCAGAGTTTGAACAGCGTGACGTCACCTGGCGCGATGCAGCCTACATCGTCGCACTGTCCCGCATCGCGGAAGCACACGAAGCACGAGGGCTCTGGCCGTAA
- a CDS encoding rubrerythrin-like domain-containing protein, producing MRDVNPKPDGETPYECFQCGNIIIAENSPSQCPDCSGPMRNRRIPLE from the coding sequence ATGAGAGATGTCAACCCCAAACCGGACGGAGAAACCCCATATGAGTGCTTCCAATGTGGCAACATCATCATCGCTGAGAACAGCCCCAGCCAATGCCCCGACTGTAGCGGTCCAATGCGAAATCGCCGGATTCCACTCGAATAG